A stretch of Treponema vincentii F0403 DNA encodes these proteins:
- a CDS encoding MBL fold metallo-hydrolase, with protein MAAVAISVWTEPLAESNCYIIYENTERHGDENAPCVVIDPNDPAGPLSVLEQKNLHPEWILLTHEHCDHTAGLEPMRARFPDAQVMASEKCNIGMQNARLNMSRMMEVYLTFFGKSGVSYTPFVCRPADKTYSEACTLDWRGHTFRFVPLPGHTAGSVGIFLDDDIFFSGDYLLPGREVILRLPGGSEKDYREITEPFLATLPVGIHIYPGHGKDYRLAVPVDKGVL; from the coding sequence GTGGCTGCCGTAGCGATTTCGGTATGGACTGAACCCTTAGCCGAAAGCAACTGCTATATTATATACGAAAATACGGAACGGCACGGGGATGAGAATGCTCCTTGTGTAGTGATTGATCCGAACGACCCTGCGGGGCCGCTTTCGGTGTTGGAACAAAAAAATTTACACCCCGAATGGATATTGTTAACGCACGAACACTGCGACCATACGGCAGGGCTGGAACCGATGAGGGCGCGCTTTCCCGATGCGCAGGTAATGGCGAGCGAGAAGTGTAATATCGGGATGCAGAATGCGCGGCTCAATATGTCGCGGATGATGGAGGTGTATCTCACCTTTTTCGGTAAGTCGGGTGTGTCTTATACCCCGTTTGTGTGCCGCCCTGCGGATAAAACATATAGCGAGGCCTGTACGCTGGACTGGCGCGGGCATACGTTCCGCTTTGTGCCGTTGCCCGGACATACCGCAGGCAGTGTCGGTATTTTTCTTGATGACGATATCTTTTTTTCGGGTGATTATTTGTTGCCGGGCAGGGAAGTGATTTTGCGGCTTCCCGGCGGCAGTGAAAAAGACTATCGTGAAATCACGGAACCCTTCTTAGCAACATTGCCCGTCGGTATTCATATTTACCCCGGCCACGGCAAGGATTATAGGCTTGCTGTGCCGGTTGATAAAGGGGTTTTATGA
- a CDS encoding acyl-CoA reductase: MKDDTTMQTKTSVTLLAGVLQPEREPYPVFSAEAMDFLAAVSAEIGASELHGIPEIAAFGFWCRRAHLEALARRHVSPFPRLGRGLAFHIAPSNVPTMFAYSYTIGLLAGNANIVRLSERGGEIGTALCACIGRVLNRPEFESVKRRTSFISYGRDDAVTAAYTAECDARVVWSGDETIRRIRALPLPPHAVELVFPDRWSFALFSQAAFSQADEETLAAWAHRFYNDTYLMDQNACSAPHLVVWENDGGDPAVRPRWWEKVAAEAQAAYRFGAYQAARKYEQLCLAAMTLPEDISVRQYAGNLLYVASLKKLPAEAAETLRGTFGFFYETEIRNKDELLPLLSFKVQTLCAEGYRREELAHFFAQRRAAGIDRIAALGQAMEMDTIWDGKDLIAELSRIISSLK, translated from the coding sequence ATGAAGGATGATACAACCATGCAGACGAAAACCTCTGTAACATTATTGGCAGGCGTTTTGCAGCCGGAAAGAGAACCATATCCCGTGTTTTCAGCGGAAGCAATGGACTTCCTTGCAGCGGTATCGGCCGAAATCGGTGCATCGGAATTACACGGCATACCGGAAATAGCCGCCTTCGGTTTTTGGTGCCGCAGAGCGCATCTTGAAGCCTTAGCCCGGCGTCATGTTTCTCCTTTTCCGCGGCTCGGGCGGGGCTTGGCATTCCATATTGCACCTTCAAACGTACCGACGATGTTTGCCTATTCATACACAATCGGGCTGCTTGCAGGGAATGCAAACATCGTGCGGCTGTCGGAGCGGGGCGGAGAAATCGGTACGGCGCTTTGCGCCTGCATCGGCCGTGTATTGAACCGGCCGGAGTTTGAGTCCGTAAAACGGCGGACTTCGTTTATCAGCTACGGCCGGGATGACGCCGTAACCGCTGCGTATACGGCCGAGTGTGATGCGCGGGTAGTGTGGAGCGGGGACGAAACAATACGCCGCATACGGGCGCTGCCGCTGCCGCCCCATGCGGTTGAACTGGTATTCCCCGACCGCTGGTCGTTTGCGCTGTTCAGTCAAGCGGCATTTTCTCAAGCTGATGAGGAAACGCTTGCCGCATGGGCTCACCGTTTTTACAACGACACGTACTTGATGGATCAGAACGCCTGTTCCGCCCCGCACCTTGTCGTGTGGGAAAACGACGGAGGCGATCCGGCAGTCCGCCCGCGCTGGTGGGAAAAGGTTGCAGCGGAAGCACAGGCAGCCTACCGCTTCGGTGCTTATCAGGCGGCACGGAAATACGAACAGCTGTGTCTTGCTGCGATGACATTACCGGAGGACATTTCCGTCCGGCAATATGCGGGGAATCTTTTATATGTTGCAAGTTTGAAAAAGCTGCCTGCCGAAGCGGCGGAAACGCTCCGCGGAACGTTCGGTTTTTTCTACGAAACCGAAATCCGCAATAAAGATGAACTGTTGCCGCTGCTTTCGTTCAAGGTGCAGACGCTCTGCGCGGAAGGCTATCGGCGGGAAGAACTCGCACACTTTTTTGCGCAGCGACGTGCGGCAGGTATCGACCGAATCGCTGCACTCGGGCAAGCGATGGAAATGGACACAATTTGGGACGGTAAAGACTTAATCGCGGAACTATCGCGAATCATCTCCTCATTAAAATAA
- a CDS encoding transporter associated domain-containing protein, translating into MNRITAKLNKQNLRRYLGLMASYTEILLALVVIIGILLLCIRVLAQLRIFIISTFSGTAVPSFSEFLSSVFELVIGIEFVKMLAKHTPGSAIEVLLYTIARTLIMDHSSMQSSLLGVISIAILFAVRKYFNDPEVHNHETGGDYIVNGGISMREVNRRLDADFDESYGHTVAGYLFNYLQAIGKKPTVGCEAQIGDYMFQVYDMEGELIRHIRITPLKS; encoded by the coding sequence ATGAATAGAATAACGGCAAAATTAAACAAACAAAATCTAAGACGGTATTTAGGGTTAATGGCAAGTTATACGGAAATTCTTCTTGCCTTGGTAGTCATCATTGGGATTTTACTCCTCTGTATTCGAGTGCTTGCTCAGCTGAGGATATTTATCATCAGTACGTTCTCCGGTACTGCCGTTCCGTCGTTTTCCGAATTCCTTTCATCGGTGTTTGAGTTGGTTATCGGTATTGAGTTCGTAAAGATGCTTGCAAAGCATACGCCGGGCAGCGCTATTGAGGTTCTTTTGTATACAATAGCCCGTACGCTGATTATGGATCACAGCAGTATGCAAAGTTCTTTGCTGGGGGTTATCTCCATTGCAATTCTTTTTGCCGTCCGTAAGTATTTTAACGACCCCGAAGTTCATAACCATGAAACCGGCGGCGACTATATCGTAAACGGCGGTATCAGCATGAGGGAGGTTAACAGACGTCTTGATGCCGATTTTGACGAATCCTACGGGCATACCGTTGCGGGATATTTATTCAATTATCTGCAAGCGATCGGAAAGAAGCCGACAGTCGGATGTGAAGCTCAAATCGGCGACTATATGTTTCAAGTATATGATATGGAAGGAGAACTGATACGGCATATTAGAATAACGCCGTTAAAATCATAA
- a CDS encoding ATP-binding protein, producing the protein MTITRKLPVGIQSFEKLRRDGYIYVDKTAFAWNLVQLSSPYFLSRPRRFGKSLFLSTLAAYFRGQKELFKGLYLEQAEELQASHEGRAAWEEYPVLYLDFNTKNYSDEQALAAILNAHLRDWEEAFMLEQREEAPDGRLKDLIQRIYRKTGKQVVILVDEYDKPLLQTMGVNEELNERYRNALKAFYSVIKTCDQYIRFTFLTGVTKFSKVSIFSDLNNLNDISLLPKYAGICGISQSELESTFAPEIEALAQANELTYDETLKQLKQNYDGYCFAQASENMYNPFSLLRVFDGQIFQSYWFSTGTPTFLVNYLKDAHYFIPDLDGKVELDEEGLQTYRAVAKEPFPILFQSGYLTIKEYIKDARLYRLGFPNDEVRYGFLKNLLPAYSSVQPDETGKSIWRFVEDIRKGDVNGFMGRLQSIIAGISYDNFTEENLKLREQNYQTAVYLVFTLMGQFVQTEVHCSTGRADCVVTTADSIYLFEFKLTGNGSAEDALNQIKEKEYAAKYQVDGKKIVLIGSSFDEKTRTIKEWRVC; encoded by the coding sequence ATGACCATTACCCGTAAATTACCGGTCGGCATACAGAGTTTTGAAAAACTCCGCCGTGACGGATATATCTATGTTGATAAGACGGCATTTGCATGGAATCTTGTTCAATTATCCAGTCCGTATTTCTTAAGCCGCCCGCGGCGGTTTGGAAAAAGCTTATTTCTTTCTACATTAGCGGCGTATTTTCGTGGACAGAAAGAACTGTTTAAGGGACTGTACCTTGAACAAGCGGAAGAACTTCAGGCCTCACATGAAGGCAGAGCCGCTTGGGAAGAATATCCGGTATTATATCTGGATTTTAATACAAAAAATTATTCGGATGAGCAGGCCTTGGCAGCTATCTTGAATGCGCATCTCCGCGATTGGGAAGAAGCTTTTATGCTGGAACAGAGAGAGGAAGCGCCGGATGGCCGGTTAAAAGACCTCATTCAACGTATCTATCGAAAAACCGGGAAACAGGTTGTTATCCTTGTGGACGAATACGACAAACCGCTTCTGCAAACGATGGGTGTAAATGAAGAACTGAATGAACGATACCGCAATGCACTCAAAGCGTTTTACTCAGTGATCAAAACCTGCGACCAATATATCCGCTTTACTTTTTTAACGGGTGTTACCAAATTCAGCAAGGTTAGTATCTTTAGTGATCTCAATAACCTCAATGATATCAGTTTGCTGCCGAAATATGCCGGTATCTGCGGTATCAGCCAAAGTGAATTGGAAAGTACCTTTGCTCCTGAAATTGAAGCGCTTGCACAGGCGAATGAGCTTACCTATGATGAAACACTCAAACAGCTAAAGCAAAATTATGACGGTTACTGTTTTGCTCAAGCATCTGAAAATATGTATAACCCGTTTAGCCTGTTACGGGTATTTGACGGACAGATTTTTCAAAGCTATTGGTTTAGTACGGGAACACCGACTTTTTTGGTTAATTACCTCAAAGACGCACACTACTTTATCCCCGACTTGGATGGAAAGGTTGAGCTTGATGAAGAAGGTTTACAAACATATCGAGCCGTTGCAAAAGAGCCGTTTCCGATTCTCTTTCAATCGGGGTATTTGACGATTAAAGAATACATAAAAGATGCCCGGTTGTATAGGTTGGGCTTTCCGAATGATGAGGTTCGGTACGGCTTTTTAAAGAACTTATTACCTGCATATTCATCGGTACAACCCGATGAAACAGGGAAATCGATATGGCGATTTGTGGAAGATATCCGCAAGGGCGATGTAAACGGCTTTATGGGACGGCTTCAGTCGATCATAGCCGGTATTTCTTATGACAACTTCACAGAAGAAAACCTGAAACTGCGGGAGCAGAACTATCAGACCGCTGTGTATCTTGTGTTTACGCTAATGGGGCAGTTTGTGCAGACCGAGGTGCATTGTAGTACCGGACGAGCTGACTGCGTGGTTACTACTGCAGATAGTATCTACCTCTTTGAGTTTAAGCTCACCGGCAACGGCAGTGCGGAAGATGCACTCAATCAGATAAAAGAGAAAGAATATGCAGCAAAATATCAGGTGGATGGTAAGAAGATTGTGCTCATCGGAAGCTCTTTTGATGAAAAGACGAGGACGATTAAGGAGTGGCGCGTATGCTGA